The Lysobacter gummosus sequence CACCGCTTCGCGGCCGCGACGGTGTTCGCTGGCTGCCAGTGGCCTCGGCTTGCGTTGCCGATCCGTCGGGCGATTCCGCCGCCTCGGCGACGGCCCGGATCTCAGGAAAAACCCTGGCGGACGCTGATCGTCCGCCGGAGCGGGTCGTCAGTGCCGGCCGCGCAAGCGCGCGACCGGCGGTCTGGCGGTCTGGCGGTCTGGCAAATAAAACGCGAGCCGATGCGGCGCGGCTTACTTCGGGCAGGCGGTGAACTTGCCCTTGGCGTCGCGGCAATGCTTGGTTTCGGCCTTCTTGGCGCAGGCGATGAACTTGCCCTTGTCGTCGCGGCAACGCTCGGTCGCGGCCTTGGCCGGCGCCGACTTGGCGGGGGCTGCGGCGATGGGCTTGGCTCCGGTGGTGGCGGCCGGCGCCGACTTGGTCGTGGGTGCGGGCTGGGTGGCGGGCGCGGGCTGCGGCGCGGCGACGGCGCCGAGGCTCAAGGACAGAAGGAGGGAAGCGAGCGAAACGGCGAGCGTACGGCGCATAGAGGATCTCCCTGAAACGCGACCGGAATGTGGATCGCAGCCGGATGCTAGCAATCGATGTGCCGCTATTGCGTGTTAGTGGCATTAAATTTACTTAATGAACCCGATTAATTTGCGGCCCGCTTTGTATTGGTGTGGCCCGGGAGTGGCAACCGGGCCCGTAAGTTGTGTCTTCGCTGCGGCCAATCCGCAGCAACGGCGCAAGCTTGAGCGCTTTGTGGCGCTAAGCCCCGCACCGCGCAGTGACCTCAGGCCAGCCGCGTTCCGTTCGGCACCGGCCGTTCGATGGTGGTGATCACCACGCCCTCCTCGGTCGGGAAACCGGTCAGCAGGAACTCGGACACGAACGGCCCGATCTGCTTGGGCGGAAAATTGATCACCCCGACGATCTGCCGTCCGAGCAGTTCTTCCGCCGAATACAGATGACGGATCTGCGCGCTGGTCTTGCGCAGCCCGTGCGGGCCGAAATCCACCCACAGCTTCCACGCCGGCTTGCGCGCCTGCGGGAATTCCTCGACCTGGGTGACCGTGCCGGCGCAGATCAGCACCTTCTCGAAATCGCTCCACGCGATCAGGCCGTGCGCCTGTTCGCCGCCGCCCTCGCCCGCATTGCCGTGACTCATCGTTTGCTTCCTTCTGTCATGTCTTTCCATCGGTCCTTGAACTGCGCCCAGCTGTAGCTCAGCTGCGCGGCCAGCAGACCGGCGGGTTTCATCGCCGAGACCAGACCGTAATCGGACAATTCGCGCCAGCGCTCGTCGCCGTGCGCGATCGCCGCGGCCAGCACTTCGCCGGCGAACGTGGTCGGGGCGACGCCGTGGCCGCCGAAGGCCTGCGCCAGCCACAGGCCGTCATCGACCCGGCCGATCTGCGGCATCTGGTGCCGCGCGTAACTCATCAGCCCGGACCAGGCGTAATCGACCCGGGTCCCGGCCAGTTGCGGAAATACCTTGAGCAGATCGCGATACAGCAGGCGCTGCACCTGCCGCGGCGAGCGCTCGCGCACGCAGATGCGCCCGCCCCACAGCAGCCGCGTGTCCGCCAGCGGCCGGTAGTAGTCGAAGGCGAAGCGGCTGTCGTAGACCGCCGCGCGCGTGCGCAGCGCGCTGTCCAGGCGATCGCCGAGCGGCTCGGTCACCATCACATAGGTCGCGATCGGCATCACCGCCGCATCGACTTCGCGTCGCAGCCCGGCCAGATAGCCGCCGCAGGCCAGCACCACCTGCTCGGCATGGATCTCGCCGCGCTCGGTGCGCACGCGCCAGCCCGAGGGGCCGCGTTCGAGCGCGAGCGCCGCGGTGCCCTCGTGCACGCGCACGCCGCGCTCGGCTGCGAGCGCGGCGATGCCCTGCGCGTACTTGAGCGGATGAAAATGAAACGCCTGCGGTTCGAACAAGGCATCGTGATAGCGCTGGCTGCGCACGCGTTCGCGCAGGCGCTCGCGCGGCCACCATTGCCAGTGGGTGTCGTAGTGTTCGGCCAGCAATCGCTGGCGCGAGCGCAGCACGTCCGGATCGCGGAACCAGTTGGCCCAGATGATGCCGGCCTCGGTCGCATCGCAGTCGATGCCGTGGCGATGGATGCGCGAGCGGATCAGCTCGACCGCCTCCAGGCTGCCGGCGTAGAGGGCGCGCGCGCGTTGCGGCCCCAGCTCGCGCAGCAGCGCGTCCTCGCCGCGCGAGAAGCCGCCGAAGACGAAGCCGCCGTTGCGTCCGGAGGCGCCATGGCCGATGCGCTGCGCCTCGATCAGCAGCACGTCGTCGACGCCGCGTTCGGCCAGTCCCAACGCGGTGTTGAGCCCGGCGAAGCCGCCGCCGATCACGCACACCCTCGCCTGCGCCGGGCCTTCCAGCGGCGGCCACCGGCGGTCGTGGCCGACACTGGCGCGGTAATAGTTTTCGGCGGGTATGGACATGGACGGGTCGGAACGGTTTGATGGCGGCCTGCGACCGCAGCGCCGTCCATCGCGGACCGTGCCGTCGCTTGCCGGGATCGAGACGATGGAAATCCACCGCGCCGACTTAGCCTACCGCAGACGCAGCCTGTGGCTGTTGTCGACGATAGTCGGCCTGTGCGCGGTCGGGCTGTGGCAATTGCACGGGTGGCTGCAGGTCGTGCAGAGCCACGTGCAGGCCGGCGACGCCGAACAGGCGCGGCGCTGGCTGCGCTGGGCGATCGCCGGCGTGGTGTTCGCGCCGTCGCTGCCGCTGTCCCTGTGGGGCCGCAGCCTGCGTCGCCTGGGCGCGGCCGCGCAGGCGGAAAACCGCTTTCCGCCGCGCGAATGGAAAACCTATCGCGACGTGCGCGTGCTGCGCGATCGCGCCGCCCAGGACTGGTCGCGACGCACTGAGCGCATGGGTGGGATCGCGTTGTATGCCGCGGGAGGTTTCGCGGCCGCGACGCTGGCGGCGTGGTTCTGGCTCAGCTGAGCGGCGGTGAGAAGCGAACCGACCCATACATGCCTTGCTTCGAGCCTCCTCTCCCGCCGCGCGGGAGAGGGCTGGGGTGAGGGTGCGCAACTGCCGGCATCGCCGCAATCGTGAAACCTCGCGGGCCCTCATGCGGCCCTTCGGGCCACCTTCTCCCGCTTTCGGGAGAAGGGTCCGGAGAGAATGCCGCAGCGCTTATTCCAGGTCTTCCACGCCCAGTTCGGCCAGCGCGTTCTGCATCAGCTGCCGCGCCGAGTCGCTGAGCTTTTCGTGATCCAGCGCGTAGCGGATGGTCGCCTCGATCAAACCGATATGCGTGCCGCAATCGAAACGCGTGCCCTGGAAGCGGTAGGCGTTGACGGTCTCGCGCTGGAGCAAGGTCGCGATCGCGTCGGTGAGCTGGATCTCGCCGCCGGCGCCCGGAGTGGTGTTTTCCAGCAGTTCGAAGATGCCCGGATTGAGCACGTAGCGGCCGACCACGGCCAGGTTGCTGGGCGCGACCTCGGGCTTGGGCTTCTCGACGATGGCGGTGATGCGACCCTGGCGTGCGTCGAAGCTCTGCGTCGCCACGATGCCGTAACTGCCGGTCTGCTCGTGCGGAACGTCCTGCACCGCGATCACGCTGGCGCCGGTGGCCTGGGCCGCGTCGGCCATCTGCTTGAGCGCGCCGGGACCGCGATTCCAGATCACGTCGTCGGGCAGCAGCACCGCGAAGGGCTCGTTGCCGATCACTTCCTTGGCGCACAACACCGCATGGCCCAGGCCCAGCGCTTCGGCCTGGGTCACGAACACCGCGCGCACGCCCGGCGGCAGCACGTTGCGGACCAGTTCGAGTTGTTCCAGCTTGCCCGAGCGTTCGAGCTTGTGTTCGAGCTCGTAGGCCTTGTCGAAGTAATCCGCGACCGCGTGCTTGTAGCGATTGGTGATGAACACCAGCGTGTCGCAGCCGGCTTCGATGGCTTCATCGACGGCGTACTGGATCAGCGGCCGATCGATGATCGGCAGCATTTCCTTGGGAACGGTCTTGGTGGCGGGAAGGAATCGGGTGCCGAGGCCGGCGACGGGAAAAACGGCTTTGCGGATGCGTGCAGCCATCAAATCTTCCTGGCGTTACGGGCGGGGAATGCGACCACGGTAGCCGATTCCTTGTAATCCGGGTGTTCACCCACCGGCTGGAACTCCGGAACGGCGATGCGCAGCAAGATGCCGAGCGCTTCGCGGTCGTAACGGATCGAGGCCTCGCGCAGTTGCTGCAGCGAATGCTCCAGCGAACTGGTCGACACGTCGCGCGGCTCGGCCTGCAGGATCTTGGGATGCACGGTCGGGCGGTAACGCTCGTCGGCGTGGAACAAGGTCTCGTGCAGCTTCTCGCCCGGGCGCAGGCCGGTGTAGACGATGGCCACGTCGCGTCCCGGCTGCTTGCCGGCCAGGCGGATCATCTGCTCTGCCAACAGGCGGATCGGTACCGGCTCGCCCATGTCGAGGGTGTAGATGGCTTCGTGAGTGCCGATCGCCGAGGCCTGCAGGATCAGCTGGCAGGCTTCCGGGATGGTCATGAAGAAGCGCGTGACTTCCGGGTCGGTGACAGTGACCGGGCCGCCGCTACGGATCTGTTCGCGGAACAGCGGCACCACGCTGCCGGCCGAATCGAGCACGTTGCCGAAGCGCACGGTGACGAAGCGGGTCTTGCGCTGGTCGGCCAGCGACTGGCAGGTCATCTCGGCCAGGCGCTTGGTCGCGCCGAGCACGTTGACCGGATCGACCGCCTTGTCGGTGGAAATCAGCACGAAGGTGCCCACCCCGGCGGCGCGGCAGGCGCGCGCGACGGTTTCGGTGGCCAGCACGTTGTTGCGCACCGCTTCGCGCAGTTGCGCTTCCAGCAGCGGCACCTGCTTGTAGGCGGCGGCGTGGAAGGCGGCATCGGGCTCGGCCAGCTTCAGCGCGTATTCGATCACGGCCTTGTCGCCGCAGTCGCCCAGGATCGGGATGAATTCGACGTCGGGGAAATCGCGGCGCAGCGCGGTCTCGGTGGTGACCAGGGCCAGTTCGTCGATCTCGATCAGAGCGATGCGGCCGGCGCCGTGGCGCGCGCACTGGCGGCACAGTTCCGAACCGATCGAACCGCCGGCGCCGGTGACCAACACCGAGCGCGAACCCAGCCAGCCACGAATCGCCTTCCAGTCGGGCAACACCGGCTTGCGGCCGAGCAAGTCTTCGATCGCGACTTCCTTGAGCTCGCCCGGCAGCGAACGCCCTTCCAGCACGTCCTGCAGACGCGGCACCATGCGGAACGGCACCGCCGTGCGTTCGCAGGCCATGACGATGCGCTGCATCGCGTTGGCGTCGGCCGAGGGCATCGCGATGACCAGCAGCTTGGCCGCGGTCTCGCGGGCGATTTCGGCGACGTCATCGACCTTGCCCAGCACCGGCACGCCCTGCACCTTGCTGCCGCGCAGGCGCGCGGCGTCGTCGAGGAAACCGACCGGGTGATAGGTGCCGAAGCGGCGCAGGTCGCGCACCAGCGCTTCGCCGGCGCGGCCGGCGCCGAGGATCAGGATGCGCACCGATACCGAGTTGGCATTGTCGATGCGGCTGTCCTTCCAGGCGCGGTACAACAGGCGCGGCGCGCCGAGCATGCCCATCAGCACCAGCGGATACAGCACCAGCACCGTGCGCGGCACCTGGTCGACGCGGTTGTAGAGGAACAGGCCGAGCACGATCGCGAACAGGCCCAGCATGCAGGCCTTGAAGATGTTCCAAAGATCGGGGACGCCGGCGAAGCGCCACAGGCCGCGGTACAGACCGACCTGCCAGAACACCAGGCCTTGCGCGGCCAGGACCAGGGCGATCTCGGTGGACCACAGCGGCAGGGGCGGCGGCGTGGCGACGATGCCGAAGCGCAGCTTGTGCAGGGCTTGCCAGACCAGCCAGACCATCGCGAGATCGTGCGCGACCACCGCCAATCGGGGCAGTCCGCTCTTGAGTCGATCACGCAATGAGCTCATTCCCTGCCTCGTCTGCAATACATATCGTCGGTTCGCTCAGCTGTCCGCGCCGCCGGAACCGGTTTCGGTCCGTTGGATCAGCCACCAAAAAAAAGCGCCGGATATATACCACCCGGCTCCCATACACAGCATGAAACCGAATCGGACTTCGGTCACAAGGCTTAGGGAGGCTACGGCCAGCCCCGTGAAAACCGCATAGGCAAAGGTGACTCGGGCGTGACCGATGCGCCTGGCCCACACCTGATAGGCGTGCTGAGTGTGCGGGGTCCACCAGCGTTCGCCGCGCCTTACCCGCCGCAGCAAGGTCAGGCTGGAATCGACCATGAATGCGGCCAGGGGGATCAGCAGCAGCGCCAGGGTCATGCCGCGCCAGGGCCGGGCCGCGTCGGCCCCCAGCACGATCAGCCCCGCCACGGCAAAGCCGATCGCGCCGCTGCCGACATCGCCCATGAAGATCCGCGCGCGTGGGAAATTGAACGGCAGAAAGCCCAGGCTGGCGGCCAGCAGGGCCAGCGCCAGCCAGCGCCAGACCTCCCCGCCGCCCATCCAGGCCACCGCCAGCGCGACCAGGACGGTCTGCGAAGCGGCCAGGCCGTTGATCCCGTCCATGAAGTTCCACACGTTGGTCAGGCCCAGCGCCAACACGAACGCGGCCAGCACCAGCCAGTTCGGACTGCCGCCGTGCCAGAGCGCGAAGGCGAGCAAGGCCGCCGCCAGCGCATGCACGCCCAGGCGCAGCCAGGGCGACAGCGGGCGGTGGTCATCGACCCAGCCGATCGCCGCGACCAGGCTCAGGCCGAGCCCGAACACCAGCGCCTTCGGCGCGTAGGAAGGAAAGCGCAGGCCCAGCGCGATCGCCGCGACCAACAGCGCGGCGACGATGGCGATGCCGCCGCCGCGCGGCGTGGCCACGGCGTGGCTGCGGCGCTCGCCGGGCTCGTCGACCATATTGCGGCGCAAGGCGTAGGCGCGCGCCAGCCAGGTGCCCGCCGCGCCCAGCGCCGCGAAGATCGCGATCCATGACCCCATGACTCAGACCACCGCGTAATTCAGCAGCGGCTTGATCGAACCCCATTCCTTGCAGCTGGGACATTGCCAGTGATGGCTGCGCGCGCCGAAGCCGCAGCGGTTGCAACGGTAACTGGGGTTGCGCACCAGCAACTGGTCGGTGATGTGCTTGAGATCGTGCAGGGTCGCCAGCGGGTCGGCGTTCTCGGCCAGGGTCAGGTCGATCAGCGCGGCCTCGCCGCGCACCGACGGGCGATCCTTGAGCTGGCGCGCCAGGTACGCGCGCGCGGCCGGCACGCCGTCCTCGGCCTCGACCATACGCGTGAGCGCCAGCACCGGCGCGATGCCGCGGTAGTGTTCGCACATCTCGGCCAGGAACGCGCGCGCGCCGGTCGGATCGCCGTTGCGCTCGTAGCAGCTCAGCAGCGCCGGCAGCACTTCGGGCAGATAGTCCGGATCGGCGCGGGCCACCCTTTCGAAGGCGCGGATCGCCGCGGTGTCGTTGCCGGCCTCGACTTCGATCCGTCCTTCCAGCATGCCGGCGCGCACCGAATTGGCGTCGGCCTCGTAGGCGCGCTTGACCGCGGCGCGCGCCGCGTCGCTGTCGCCGGCGGCGCGATAACGGTCGGCCAGTTCGCATTCGAACTGGGCGATCAGCTTGCCCATCGGCTCGCCGGTCGCCGCTTCGAAGCGCTGCGCGTTCTCGATCGCCTTGTCCCAGTCGCGTTCGGACTGGTAGATGCCGATCAGGTGGCGCAAGGCCAGCGGCGCCATGTCCAGCGCGACCAGATCGCTGAAGACGGTTTCGGCGCGATCGAGCAGGCCCGAGCGCATGTAGTCCTCGCCCAGCGCCAGCAGCGCCTGCACCTTCTGCTGGTCGCTCAGCCCGGGGCGTTGCACCAGCGCCTGATGCAGGCGGATCGCGCGATCGACTTCGCCGCGGCGGCGGAACAGATGGCCGAGCGCGACCTGGGTTTCGAAGGTGTCCTTGTCGAGTTCGGCGATGTGCAGGAACAACTCGATGGCTTTGTCGGGCTGCTCGTTGAGCAGGTAGTTCAGGCCGCGGAAATAGGTGGTGGACAGGCGGCTGACCTGATTGTCGCTATGGCGTTCGCCGCCGCGGCGGCCGATCACCCAGCCGCTGACGGCGGCGATCGGCAACAACAGGAAGAACCAGAACCACTGGCTGATGAATTCCATGCTCAGACCTCGGGACCGGTGAGCGTCGGCGCGCTGGTCGCCGGGCCGCCGCGCGCGTCGCGTTCGGCGCGGGCCAGACGGCGGCGCAGCGGCAGCACGACGCTGGCGCTGATGGCCAGGCCGCCGATCAAGGCGCCGATCAGCAGCGCCACGATCAGGGCGATGCCGAGCGAGGTCGCCGGAATGAAGCCGATGCCCAGGTCGATACTGACCAGTTGCCGGTTGAGGGCGCCCAGGATCGCGCCGGTGGCCAGAAAGACCAGGGCGATGAGGAGACGGATCACGCGCATGTGGGGTTCCGATCAGTCGTGCACGATCTCGTGCGTGTCGCGCCTAGCTTAACGGACACGGATGGACACCGCGTATAGGGGGCATGCGGGGGCTGCGGCCGACTTTGGGAGCAGCGAATAGTTCAGAGGAGTGAGGAACGAGTAAAAAGCCGAAGGCATCGGGACCGAGCCGTCCGGGTGCAGGCTAGGCGCTGTCGGGCATGGGAGGGACGGCGAGAAGCGGCTTTCGCTCACTTCTCACTCCTCTCAACTCACTGCTCAACCGCTCTCAGGCTTCCTCGTCCAACGGCGTTACGCCGCTGACGCGCTCGCGCAATTCCTTGCCGGGCTTGAAGTGCGGCACGTGCTTGCCGGGCAGCGCGACCGATTCGCCGGTCTTGGGGTTGCGGCCCAGGCGCGGCGGACGGTAGTGCAGCGAGAAGCTGCCGAAACCGCGAATCTCGATCCGCTCGCCGGCCGACAGGGCACCGCCCATCATTTCCAGCAAGGCCTTCACCGCCAGATCCACATCGTCGCCCTTGAGGTGGGCCTGACGCTGCGAAAGGATCTCGATGAGCTCGGATTTGGTCATGCGGAGTGTTGCCTGGCCTTATAGAAGGTCGTTGAAGAAGATGCGGCACCGCGCTCATGCGCGATCCCCTGCCGCAGGCCGGAGCGGACCGGCTTGGCCGGGCCGCCCTGGCGGAGGTAGCGCCGTCCGGCAACCGCCGGACCGCACTGCCTTACCTCTGACTGCAAAAACCGGCGCCGGCCAGCGGCGCCGTTGTTACCTGTTGCCGCCGCCCCGGCAGGACCGGGACGGCAGGCGATACCGCGATTACTCGGACTTGCCGCCCAGACGCTCGCGCAGCAGCGCGCCGAGGCTGGTGGTGCCGGTGGCCGCTTCGGAGTGACGGTTGTAGTCCGCCAGCGCCTCTTGCTGCTCGGCTTCGTCCTTGGCCTTGATCGACAGCTGCATGCTGCGACCCTTGCGGTCGGTGCCGATGATCTTGGCTTCGACTTCCTGCCCGACCTTCAGGTACTGCGAGGCATCCTCGACGCGTTCCTTGGCGATGTCGCGCGCGGCGACGTAGCCTTCGATGCCGTCGGCGAGTTCGATCGTGGCGCCCTTGGCGTCCACTTCCTTCACCACGCCCTTGACGATCGTGCCCTTGGCGTTGGAAGCCACGTACTGACCCATCGGGTCCTGCTCGAGCTGCTTCACGCCGAGCGAGATGCGCTCGCGCTCCGGATCGACGGCCAGAACCACGGCTTCCAGCGTGTCGCCCTTCTTGAAGTTGCGCACGATGTCTTCGCCGGTGGTGTTCCAGCTGATGTCCGACAGGTGCACCAGGCCGTCGATGCCGCCGTCCAGGCCGATGAAGATGCCGAAGTCGGTGATCGACTTGATCTGGCCTTCGACCTTGTCGCCCTTCTTGTGGATGGCCGCGAAGGTCTCCCACGGGTTCGAGGTGACCTGCTTCATGCCCAGCGAGATACGACGACGCTCTTCATCGACGTCCAGCACCATGACCTGAACTTCGTCGCCGACCTGCACGATCTTGGACGGGTTGACGTTCTTGTTGGTCCAATCCATTTCGGAGACGTGGACCAGGCCTTCGACGCCCGGCTCGATCTCGACGAACGCGCCGTAATCGGTGACGTTGCTGACCTTGCCGAACACGCGGGTGTTGGCCGGGTAGCGACGGGCGATGTTGTCCCACGGATCCTCGCCCAGCTGCTTGAGGCCGAGGCTGACGCGGTTGCGCTCGCGGTCGTACTTGAGCACGCGCACGTCGAGTTCCTGACCGACTTCCACGACTTCCGACGGGTGACGCACGCGCTTCCACGCCATGTCGGTGATGTGCAGCAGGCCGTCGATGCCGCCCAGGTCCACGAACGCGCCGTAATCGGTGAGGTTCTTGACCACGCCCTTGAGGATCGCGCCTTCCTGCAGCTTCTCCATCAGCTGTTCGCGCTCGACGCTGTACTCGCTCTCGACCACCGCGCGGCGGGAGACGACGATGTTATTGCGCTTGCGGTCCAGCTTGATGAGCTTGAACTCGAGTTCCTTGCCTTCCAGGTAGGCCGAGTCGCGCACCGGGCGCACGTCCACCAGCGAACCGGGCAGGAAGCCGCGGACATCCTTGATGTCGACGGTGAAACCACCCTTGACCTTGCCGCTGATGCGGCCGGTGATGGTTTCGTTCTTTTCGAGCGCCTCTTCGAGCTCGTCCCACACCATGGCGCGCTTGGC is a genomic window containing:
- a CDS encoding tRNA-binding protein, producing MSHGNAGEGGGEQAHGLIAWSDFEKVLICAGTVTQVEEFPQARKPAWKLWVDFGPHGLRKTSAQIRHLYSAEELLGRQIVGVINFPPKQIGPFVSEFLLTGFPTEEGVVITTIERPVPNGTRLA
- a CDS encoding lipopolysaccharide assembly protein LapA domain-containing protein, which codes for MRVIRLLIALVFLATGAILGALNRQLVSIDLGIGFIPATSLGIALIVALLIGALIGGLAISASVVLPLRRRLARAERDARGGPATSAPTLTGPEV
- a CDS encoding polysaccharide biosynthesis protein produces the protein MSSLRDRLKSGLPRLAVVAHDLAMVWLVWQALHKLRFGIVATPPPLPLWSTEIALVLAAQGLVFWQVGLYRGLWRFAGVPDLWNIFKACMLGLFAIVLGLFLYNRVDQVPRTVLVLYPLVLMGMLGAPRLLYRAWKDSRIDNANSVSVRILILGAGRAGEALVRDLRRFGTYHPVGFLDDAARLRGSKVQGVPVLGKVDDVAEIARETAAKLLVIAMPSADANAMQRIVMACERTAVPFRMVPRLQDVLEGRSLPGELKEVAIEDLLGRKPVLPDWKAIRGWLGSRSVLVTGAGGSIGSELCRQCARHGAGRIALIEIDELALVTTETALRRDFPDVEFIPILGDCGDKAVIEYALKLAEPDAAFHAAAYKQVPLLEAQLREAVRNNVLATETVARACRAAGVGTFVLISTDKAVDPVNVLGATKRLAEMTCQSLADQRKTRFVTVRFGNVLDSAGSVVPLFREQIRSGGPVTVTDPEVTRFFMTIPEACQLILQASAIGTHEAIYTLDMGEPVPIRLLAEQMIRLAGKQPGRDVAIVYTGLRPGEKLHETLFHADERYRPTVHPKILQAEPRDVSTSSLEHSLQQLREASIRYDREALGILLRIAVPEFQPVGEHPDYKESATVVAFPARNARKI
- a CDS encoding NAD(P)/FAD-dependent oxidoreductase, translated to MSIPAENYYRASVGHDRRWPPLEGPAQARVCVIGGGFAGLNTALGLAERGVDDVLLIEAQRIGHGASGRNGGFVFGGFSRGEDALLRELGPQRARALYAGSLEAVELIRSRIHRHGIDCDATEAGIIWANWFRDPDVLRSRQRLLAEHYDTHWQWWPRERLRERVRSQRYHDALFEPQAFHFHPLKYAQGIAALAAERGVRVHEGTAALALERGPSGWRVRTERGEIHAEQVVLACGGYLAGLRREVDAAVMPIATYVMVTEPLGDRLDSALRTRAAVYDSRFAFDYYRPLADTRLLWGGRICVRERSPRQVQRLLYRDLLKVFPQLAGTRVDYAWSGLMSYARHQMPQIGRVDDGLWLAQAFGGHGVAPTTFAGEVLAAAIAHGDERWRELSDYGLVSAMKPAGLLAAQLSYSWAQFKDRWKDMTEGSKR
- the galU gene encoding UTP--glucose-1-phosphate uridylyltransferase GalU; translated protein: MAARIRKAVFPVAGLGTRFLPATKTVPKEMLPIIDRPLIQYAVDEAIEAGCDTLVFITNRYKHAVADYFDKAYELEHKLERSGKLEQLELVRNVLPPGVRAVFVTQAEALGLGHAVLCAKEVIGNEPFAVLLPDDVIWNRGPGALKQMADAAQATGASVIAVQDVPHEQTGSYGIVATQSFDARQGRITAIVEKPKPEVAPSNLAVVGRYVLNPGIFELLENTTPGAGGEIQLTDAIATLLQRETVNAYRFQGTRFDCGTHIGLIEATIRYALDHEKLSDSARQLMQNALAELGVEDLE
- the rpsA gene encoding 30S ribosomal protein S1 encodes the protein MTESFAELFEASQQYLAKLKPGAIVTGTVVEVRSDVVVINAGLKSEGIVPIEQFRNDAGEIDVAVGDEVKVALDSIENGFGETVLSREKAKRAMVWDELEEALEKNETITGRISGKVKGGFTVDIKDVRGFLPGSLVDVRPVRDSAYLEGKELEFKLIKLDRKRNNIVVSRRAVVESEYSVEREQLMEKLQEGAILKGVVKNLTDYGAFVDLGGIDGLLHITDMAWKRVRHPSEVVEVGQELDVRVLKYDRERNRVSLGLKQLGEDPWDNIARRYPANTRVFGKVSNVTDYGAFVEIEPGVEGLVHVSEMDWTNKNVNPSKIVQVGDEVQVMVLDVDEERRRISLGMKQVTSNPWETFAAIHKKGDKVEGQIKSITDFGIFIGLDGGIDGLVHLSDISWNTTGEDIVRNFKKGDTLEAVVLAVDPERERISLGVKQLEQDPMGQYVASNAKGTIVKGVVKEVDAKGATIELADGIEGYVAARDIAKERVEDASQYLKVGQEVEAKIIGTDRKGRSMQLSIKAKDEAEQQEALADYNRHSEAATGTTSLGALLRERLGGKSE
- a CDS encoding integration host factor subunit beta, with the protein product MTKSELIEILSQRQAHLKGDDVDLAVKALLEMMGGALSAGERIEIRGFGSFSLHYRPPRLGRNPKTGESVALPGKHVPHFKPGKELRERVSGVTPLDEEA
- the lapB gene encoding lipopolysaccharide assembly protein LapB, which produces MEFISQWFWFFLLLPIAAVSGWVIGRRGGERHSDNQVSRLSTTYFRGLNYLLNEQPDKAIELFLHIAELDKDTFETQVALGHLFRRRGEVDRAIRLHQALVQRPGLSDQQKVQALLALGEDYMRSGLLDRAETVFSDLVALDMAPLALRHLIGIYQSERDWDKAIENAQRFEAATGEPMGKLIAQFECELADRYRAAGDSDAARAAVKRAYEADANSVRAGMLEGRIEVEAGNDTAAIRAFERVARADPDYLPEVLPALLSCYERNGDPTGARAFLAEMCEHYRGIAPVLALTRMVEAEDGVPAARAYLARQLKDRPSVRGEAALIDLTLAENADPLATLHDLKHITDQLLVRNPSYRCNRCGFGARSHHWQCPSCKEWGSIKPLLNYAVV